The nucleotide sequence CGGCTTGATCACGCCGGTTCCCCCGACCTCGGTGATGCGGCGGATGGTGGTGCCGAAGGCCGGATCGGTGACCGTTTGCCCCAACGCCGGTTTTGCGAGCGCCGGCATCGGATGGGCAACCTTGTCGGTGACGAGGCCGTTGCAGAGGTCGGCGCTCGCCGTATTCTGGGTGAAGCTCGCCGATACGCTGCGCGCCTGGGTCATGGAGACCGTGCAGGCGCCCGTTCCCGAGCAGCCGCTTCCGCTCCAGCCGCTGAAGGTGTAACCGGACGCCGCGGAGGCGCTGAGCGTCACCGACGTGCCGGAGGCATACGAGGCGGAGCAGGCGCTGCCGCAGCTGATCCCGGCCGGAGCGCTCGTCACGGTGCCCGAGCCGTTCTTCGATACGCTCAGCGTATAGGACGTCGGCGCGCTCTGCGTGAAGGTCGCGGCGACGCTTCGCGCCTGCGTCATGGACACGGTGCAGCTGCCGCTTCCCGAGCAGCCGCCGCTCCAGCCCGCGAACGTGTACCCGGACGCCGCCGAGGCGCTGAGCGTCACGGACGTCCCCGCCGCGTACGAAGCGGAGCAGGCGCTGCCGCAGCTGATCCCGGCCGGAGCGCTGGTGACCGTGCCGTTGCCGGTCCGGGAAACGTTGAGCGTGTAGGAGGTCGGCGTGCCGCCGCCGGTCTCGACGAACGCCGCGGTCACGCCGCGGGCCGCGGTCATGAGGACCGTGCAGTCTCCCGTGCCGGAGCAGTTGCCGGACCAGCCCGCGAAGGCGAAGCCCGGGGACGGCGTCGCGGAGAGCGTGACGGAGCTGCCGGCCCCGAAATCGGCCGTGCAGCTGCTGCCGCAGTCGATTCCCGCCGGCTGGGAGACGACCTGTCCGCTGCCGGAGAGCGTGACGTTCAATTCGTGCGTGCCGGGCGGCGGCGTCAGTCCCGTTCCGCCGGTGCTGCCGCTGCCTTCTGCGTCGCTTCCTGCACCGCCTCCGCATCCACCGAGGAACGCGAGCAGGACCCCGAGGACGAGGGTGCCGGGAAACGACGGGGAATGAGTGGAATGAGGGAAATGCCGTTTTGCCGAAAATGCTTTGTCTTGTTGTTTGGTCACCGGTTGCTCCGTTGACCCCTCCCCGTGCCCGTACGGCGGTGCCGTCGGACATCTCCGCCGCGCGCGCTGTTGTTGACGACGTGCTGATGCGCGCTAGGCGTTTGAACGTCTGGGGAAAT is from Sulfurifustis variabilis and encodes:
- a CDS encoding InlB B-repeat-containing protein, with translation MTKQQDKAFSAKRHFPHSTHSPSFPGTLVLGVLLAFLGGCGGGAGSDAEGSGSTGGTGLTPPPGTHELNVTLSGSGQVVSQPAGIDCGSSCTADFGAGSSVTLSATPSPGFAFAGWSGNCSGTGDCTVLMTAARGVTAAFVETGGGTPTSYTLNVSRTGNGTVTSAPAGISCGSACSASYAAGTSVTLSASAASGYTFAGWSGGCSGSGSCTVSMTQARSVAATFTQSAPTSYTLSVSKNGSGTVTSAPAGISCGSACSASYASGTSVTLSASAASGYTFSGWSGSGCSGTGACTVSMTQARSVSASFTQNTASADLCNGLVTDKVAHPMPALAKPALGQTVTDPAFGTTIRRITEVGGTGVIKPAYSTIPAWNADESYLILYHTNTSNSGHHLYDGKTYQYIRKLDINPPDLEQFYWHTTDPDVLFYVNSSTKTLTRYRVSTGAKEAIKTFSCGGSVSGGSDPMFMSWDSDVIGLRCSSGFVFTYRISTDTVGATLSSGSGNAPIASASGTTVFFANGGNAEVRDLDMQYLRGLPIDPNEHASLGRLANGHDTHNAVSFGGYEGSLVTADMTDGSVRVIVGPETGYPYPPGGTHVSALAFKKPGWVALSIVGSTNGANTLNQELVLADSNAGGKVCRVAHHRSWGKAGPRGYWAEPHVVISPSGTRLLFGSDWGGGSSVDAYVVELPSYVP